One region of Etheostoma cragini isolate CJK2018 chromosome 16, CSU_Ecrag_1.0, whole genome shotgun sequence genomic DNA includes:
- the LOC117959156 gene encoding proteinase-activated receptor 1-like, translated as MCARSLQLISGPGRSGPTGQCGREQNTVPFSGRAAETTWRRHEKHGERKGQIIDILPFSLLVLFFFFVSSCSGGNMFSAGPKTLLLVLVCARAASGRATNDTQRARGRTFSFFDPLADPVTLDAPDDGVAKSNRSTGVPVHNVTKEISEEALVFLTGPVSTVLIPSFYTLVCVFSVPINICALLAFARRIRPKKPAAIYMLNLACADLLFAALLPFKIAYHFGGNNWIFGALACRVVTAAFYWNMYCSILLIGCISVDRLLAVVYPIKSLAWRRPQRSYIACAAMWMLSFAGSVPLVLSTHTIYLRQLDITTCHDVQHLEDLIGHYRIYFIALCCALFFLPLLITVVSYVWVIWSLSRVPRGVPGRSRRRTRAVVIALTVLVMFVLCFTPTNCLLLAHYLQFNKGVQQSRAAPDGSYAVYLVFMCLGSLNCLLDPLVYYFGSSQCQRELSRVLRCQKITDNSCNSHSSSDSRQSSRGTIVKPRHTESSQINTQNTKMDSFQESLNSQYKKLLV; from the exons ATGTGTGCGCGCAGTCTGCAGCTGATTAGTGGACCGGGGCGTTCCGGACCCACCGGACAGTGTGGGCGGGAACAAAACACAGTCCCATTCTCTGGACGAGCAGCAGAAACAACCTGGAGGAGGCACGAGAAGCACGGGGAACGGAAAGGCCAGATAATCGACATATTACCATTCTCTctgctggttttgtttttcttcttcgtGAGTTCGTGTTCCGGCGGCAACATGTTTTCAGCGGGTCCGAAAACGTTGCTGTTGGTGCTGGTGTGTGCGCGCGCTGCCTCGGGGAGAGCCACCAACG acACACAACGTGCACGAGGGAGaaccttctctttttttgaccCTTTAGCCGATCCCGTGACCCTGGATGCACCAGATGATGGCGTTGCCAAATCGAATCGCTCCACCGGTGTGCCGGTGCATAACGTAACCAAGGAAATCTCCGAGGAGGCGCTGGTGTTTCTGACGGGCCCGGTGTCCACCGTCCTCATACCTTCCTTCTACACGCTGGTCTGCGTATTCAGTGTTCCGATCAACATCTGCGCGCTGCTGGCCTTCGCTCGGAGGATCCGTCCTAAGAAGCCGGCGGCCATCTACATGCTGAACCTGGCCTGTGCTGACCTGCTCTTTGCCGCGCTGCTCCCCTTCAAGATCGCCTACCACTTTGGCGGCAACAACTGGATATTCGGAGCACTCGCGTGCCGCGTTGTCACCGCGGCTTTTTACTGGAACATGTATTGCTCTATTCTCCTCATAGGCTGCATCAGCGTGGACCGGCTTCTCGCTGTAGTCTATCCAATCAAATCCCTGGCTTGGAGGAGGCCGCAGAGGTCATACATAGCATGCGCAGCCATGTGGATGCTGTCCTTCGCCGGTTCGGTGCCGCTCGTCCTCTCCACCCATACCATCTACCTGAGACAGTTGGACATCACCACCTGCCACGATGTCCAGCACTTGGAAGACCTCATCGGGCACTACAGGATCTACTTCATCGCGCTCTGCTGCGCCCTCTTCTTCCTGCCGCTGCTCATCACAGTGGTGTCCTACGTGTGGGTCATCTGGTCGCTGAGCAGAGTCCCGCGCGGGGTTCCAGGACGCTCGCGCAGGAGAACCAGAGCAGTGGTGATAGCTTTGACCGTGCTGGTGATGTTCGTGCTGTGTTTCACGCCCACCAACTGTCTGCTTCTGGCGCACTACCTGCAGTTCAACAAGGGAGTCCAGCAGAGCCGGGCCGCCCCCGATGGCTCCTACGCAGTCTATCTGGTCTTTATGTGTTTGGGAAGCCTCAACTGCCTGCTGGATCCTCTGGTCTACTACTTTGGATCGTCCCAATGCCAGAGAGAACTGTCCCGCGTGTTGAGGTGTCAGAAGATCACAGACAACAGCTGCAACAGTCACTCGTCATCTGATTCACGCCAATCCAGCAGAGGAACAATTGTGAAACCCAGACATACAGAAAGCTCCCAAATAAacactcaaaacacaaaaatggacTCTTTCCAAGAGAGCCTCAACAGCCAGTACAAGAAGCTGCTGGTCTGA
- the LOC117959169 gene encoding proteinase-activated receptor 3 — protein MGKVLFFCLVFVVSLSGTLQKEEKGRSQVQSNSSDDWVVVPRTFLGGRVIQTKSFIVPNGTQAPISSQSPPALQSLSNSTVGYLRGALSTRVIPVIYMLVVAVGIPANIAILCTLASKIRKVSSAILYCSLAVSDLFLLLSLFFKAHYHFHGNHWVLGEAACRVVTACFYGNLYCSAQTLACISIKRYLAVAHPFMYKGLPKRMFTAWVSVVVWGMFGAAVIPELLVQQSYWIPEVDRITCHDVLPLSSETDMFLLYYNLFLTVFGLLLPLVVTVVCYARIVHELKRSHQDWAMYIKASSLVFVIFLVCFAPAGVLHFLHYVQLFVDRTESLYMHFKVAVCLCCLHACLDPFLFLLMSKSAGSSFNFRAFKKGKTLSLSV, from the exons atggggaaagtactttttttctgcctggtTTTTGTCGTCAGCCTGAGTGGTACCCTTCAAAAGGAAG agaaagggagaagcCAAGTGCAGAGCAACAGCTCGGACGATTGGGTTGTTGTGCCCAGAACATTTTTAGGAGGCCGCGTTATTCAGACCAAGTCCTTTATTGTTCCAAATGGGACACAAGCTCCCATTTCATCCCAGTCCCCTCCAGCTCTGCAGTCTCTAAGCAACAGCACAGTCGGGTACCTCCGCGGCGCCCTGAGCACACGGGTCATCCCCGTTATTTACATGTTGGTTGTTGCCGTGGGGATCCCGGCCAACATCGCCATCTTGTGCACGCTGGCCTCTAAAATCCGAAAAGTGTCCTCCGCCATCCTCTACTGCAGCCTGGCTGTCTCCGACCTCTTTCTCCTCCTATCCCTCTTCTTCAAAGCTCACTACCATTTCCATGGAAACCACTGGGTGCTCGGAGAGGCTGCCTGCCGGGTGGTCACGGCCTGTTTCTATGGCAACCTCTACTGCTCAGCCCAGACGCTGGCCTGCATCAGCATCAAGCGCTACCTGGCTGTGGCGCACCCATTCATGTACAAAGGTCTCCCCAAGAGGATGTTCACCGCCTGGGTCAGCGTGGTGGTATGGGGGATGTTCGGTGCCGCCGTCATCCCGGAGCTCCTGGTCCAGCAGAGCTATTGGATCCCCGAGGTGGACCGCATCACCTGCCACGACGTCTTGCCTCTTTCCTCTGAGACAGACATGTTTCTGCTCTACTACAACCTGTTTCTGACCGTCTTCGGCCTCCTGCTGCCGCTGGTGGTCACGGTTGTGTGCTACGCCCGAATCGTGCACGAACTGAAGCGATCGCACCAAGACTGGGCGATGTACATCAAGGCCAGCTCGCTGGTGTTTGTCATCTTCCTCGTGTGTTTTGCCCCCGCTGGAGTCCTGCACTTCCTCCATTACGTGCAGCTGTTTGTGGATAGAACCGAGAGTTTGTACATGCACTTTAAAGTGGCGGTGTGTTTGTGCTGCCTCCATGCCTGTCTCGACCCCTTCCTGTTTCTTCTCATGTCCAAGTCTGCCGGCTCTTCATTTAACTTCAGGGCCTTTAAAAAGGGGAAAACCCTGAGCTTATCTGTCTAG